The Rhizobium sp. BT03 genomic sequence GATCGAGACCAGGGGCTACTGGTGGGCCTCGGTGCCGCGGGTGCAATGGCCGCGCTTTCCGCAGTTCCGCCAGCTCATCGACCGGCATTGGGACGATGTCTGGGGAGACCGCCGTCAGGAACTCGTCTTCATCGGTTCCGGCTTCGACGAGGAAGCGATCCGCGCTGCTCTCGGTTATTGCCTGATCGGAGAGGAGACGGGTTTCGATCCGCAGACCGCCGTCGGCATTCGCGATCCGTTTCCGGCCTGGCAGCACGGACATATCCCTGCGCATTCAAATAGTTAGAGTGTTCCAAGGAACGCAAGACGCCCTGAGTGAAGACGTTTTGATTATCAACCGGAGGAGAGAACAATGAGCAACGAACTTTATGCAGACGGCATCGGCGAAATCACCATTACGGGAACGATCGTGCGCATCGACCTGATGTCGCTTTCGGCAACCGATCGTGACGACAACAACAACCCGAAGCCGGTCTTCCGCCAGCGCATCATCATGCCTGTCGATGCTTTCGCCAATGCGGTGGATCTGATGCAGAAGGCGCTCGGCGGGTTGGTCGAAGCGGGTGCGGTCCGTCGTATCGGCGATATGTCGGCGGCGGCGGCTGCCGATATCCAGTCGGCGCCGGCCGGCGCTTCGAACGCTTCGCCGAACTTCAACTGACAAAACGAATATTGACTCGGTCTCTTATTGTTTCGGGTGGGCCATGAGTGGTTTTCTGCATACCAACCTGCACTGTCTGGCGCTCGTCGCGCGTCATCACGGCGTTGATCTCGCGCCTGAGCGATTGCAGCATGATTATGCCGTCGGCAACGATCCCGTTGCCGTACGGCAGCTGCTGCGGATGGCCAAGGATGCCGGCCTCAGAGCCCGGCATCTGACGCTCGACTGGCGAAGCCTGTTTCAGCTCGGCGAGGCCTTTCCGGTGCTCGCGGAACTGACGAACGGCAATTGGGTGGTGATCGCCGGCGCTGTCGGCAGCGGCGAGGATGAGAGAATTCGTGTTCTCGATCCGCTGGCGTCCCGCGCCGAAGTGATGATGCTCAGTGAAGAACAATTCGCCAAGGCCTGGCTCGGATCGGTCGTCCTGCTGAAGCGCAACTATCGCATGTCCGACGAAGACCGGCCCTTCGGCTTCCGCTGGTTCGTCCCCGAAATCATCAAGCAGCGCAGCTTCTTCCGCGATGTCGCGCTTGCCGCCTTCGTGCTCTATGGTCTCGGGCTGACGACGCCGATGTTCTTTCAGCTCGTCATCGACAAAGTGCTCGTGCATCAGAGCTATGCGACGCTGACGGTCCTGACGGTCGGTATCGCGGTGGCGCTCGTCTTCGACGCGACCTTCAGCTTCCTGCGCCGTTATCTGCTGCTCTACGCCACCAACAGGATCGACATCCGGGTGGCGACGCGCACCTTCGGCCATCTGCTCAACCTGCCGATCGCACTCTTCGAGCAGGCGTCTGCCGGCGTTCTCGTCAAGCATATGCAACAGACGGGGCGCATTCGCGAATTCCTGACCGGCCGGCTGTTCCTGACGCTTCTCGACGGCGTCTCGCTCTTCGTCTTCGTGCCGATCCTGCTTCTCTACAGTGTCAAGCTGACGCTCGTGGTGCTCGGCTTCGCAGCGCTCGTCGGGCTGGTGGTGATGATGCTCGTCGGCCCGTTCCAGCGCCGCCTGCAGGCGCTCTACCAGGCCGAAGGCGACCGGCAGGCCTTGCTTGTCGAAACCGTGCACGGCATGCGCACAGTGAAATCGCTGGCGCTGGAGCCGCGCCAGCGCAAGGTATGGGACGATTATTCGGCCCAGTCGATCTCGGTGCGCTTCCGGGTCGAGAAGATCTCCACCATCGCTCAGTCGCTGACGGGGCTTCTGGAAAAGCTGATGAGTGTGGCGATCATCGGCCTGGGCGCACTCGATGTCTTCAGCGGTGCGATGACGATCGGCGCGCTGGTCGCCTTCAACATGCTCGCCGGCCGCGTCTCCGGGCCGCTGGTG encodes the following:
- a CDS encoding peptidase domain-containing ABC transporter → MSGFLHTNLHCLALVARHHGVDLAPERLQHDYAVGNDPVAVRQLLRMAKDAGLRARHLTLDWRSLFQLGEAFPVLAELTNGNWVVIAGAVGSGEDERIRVLDPLASRAEVMMLSEEQFAKAWLGSVVLLKRNYRMSDEDRPFGFRWFVPEIIKQRSFFRDVALAAFVLYGLGLTTPMFFQLVIDKVLVHQSYATLTVLTVGIAVALVFDATFSFLRRYLLLYATNRIDIRVATRTFGHLLNLPIALFEQASAGVLVKHMQQTGRIREFLTGRLFLTLLDGVSLFVFVPILLLYSVKLTLVVLGFAALVGLVVMMLVGPFQRRLQALYQAEGDRQALLVETVHGMRTVKSLALEPRQRKVWDDYSAQSISVRFRVEKISTIAQSLTGLLEKLMSVAIIGLGALDVFSGAMTIGALVAFNMLAGRVSGPLVQIVTMVHEYQEVALSVRMLGEIMNQRPEQAGRGRGVRPHLHGRIEFDRVSFRYAPDAAPALDNVSFAVPAGSVFGVVGKSGSGKTTITRLIQGLYQSQEGLVRMDGYDSREIDLVHLRTSIGVVLQDNFLFRGSVRDNIAAAKPDASIEEIMEVARIAGAEEFIERLPRGFDTMLEENGSNLSGGQKQRLAIARALITDPKLLIFDEATSALDPDSEAIIRENLSRIAAGRTVIIVSHRLSTLVDADAILVVDRGKVADIGRHDQLVSRCMTYRHLWAQQMRQVA